The Sphingobacterium bambusae genome includes a window with the following:
- a CDS encoding DUF4270 family protein: MALFIFGSCSKIDGVSLDVDQSLLAVNSSDTFAVSSSTFLLDPLPSAGQGVLLLGAFESDYVGQTKASTYFRLAMPDLSTTFTNDVQFDSLTISLFYNGYSYGDTTQTMAISVHSLVEAIDPKELSIALEDDEYPVFASGETLYTDQSFSYADQALGATRFSPKPHSNRDTVTMKLDQELGRTLFDMVLKKDSRLSVEDEFLDFFRGLAIIPEADAKAIIGFKDSIAFNLHYSYERQADGRRITDELTINMGSSSYQYNRIETDRSNSLLQAMTAVNSEIASTSTDSRTFVQGLTGLVSRIRFPSIRETLGLGATAINKAQLIIETDQPEYGFYPAPDSLILFVANKYGTPTSLVQNASGASLLAVYQRGSTSGGTGRGKYVFDITNYLSALVKTQTYDDEESLLISLPTATLMSRTNVLQVAQNDNKPAIKLNVLYIKTQ; this comes from the coding sequence ATGGCTTTATTCATCTTTGGGTCGTGCTCGAAAATAGACGGCGTAAGTCTAGACGTAGACCAAAGCCTCCTTGCCGTGAACAGCTCCGACACGTTTGCGGTGAGCTCCTCCACCTTCTTGCTGGATCCTTTGCCTTCCGCCGGACAGGGGGTGCTGTTATTAGGCGCTTTCGAAAGCGATTATGTTGGACAAACAAAGGCTTCTACCTATTTCAGGCTGGCCATGCCCGACCTTTCAACAACCTTCACCAATGATGTACAATTCGACTCGTTAACCATCAGCTTGTTTTACAACGGATACAGCTATGGCGACACTACACAAACCATGGCCATCAGCGTACACAGCCTTGTAGAAGCCATAGACCCCAAAGAACTTTCCATCGCCCTAGAGGATGATGAATATCCCGTTTTTGCGTCTGGGGAAACGCTCTATACCGACCAATCGTTTAGCTATGCCGATCAGGCCTTGGGAGCCACACGCTTTTCACCCAAGCCCCATTCCAACAGAGACACCGTCACCATGAAACTTGACCAAGAGCTAGGGCGTACGCTTTTTGACATGGTCCTAAAAAAAGACAGTAGGCTTTCCGTTGAAGACGAATTTTTGGACTTCTTCCGCGGACTGGCTATTATACCGGAGGCTGACGCCAAAGCAATCATCGGATTCAAAGATTCCATCGCATTCAATCTACACTACAGCTACGAACGACAGGCTGATGGACGCCGGATTACGGACGAGCTGACCATAAACATGGGCAGCAGCAGCTACCAATACAACCGAATAGAAACTGATAGAAGCAATAGTCTGCTTCAAGCCATGACCGCGGTTAACAGCGAGATTGCATCGACATCGACCGATAGCAGAACATTTGTCCAAGGATTAACAGGGCTCGTTAGCCGCATCAGGTTTCCGAGTATTCGCGAAACACTCGGTTTAGGTGCTACCGCCATCAACAAAGCGCAGCTCATCATCGAGACGGACCAGCCCGAGTATGGTTTCTATCCAGCACCGGACTCGCTTATCTTATTTGTTGCCAACAAATACGGCACACCGACATCGCTCGTTCAAAATGCCTCCGGCGCTTCGCTTCTCGCCGTCTATCAACGAGGGAGTACGTCTGGCGGAACAGGAAGGGGAAAGTATGTCTTTGACATTACCAACTACCTGAGCGCCTTGGTTAAAACTCAAACGTATGACGACGAAGAAAGTCTGCTTATCTCACTCCCGACAGCCACATTGATGTCTAGAACAAATGTGCTGCAAGTCGCGCAGAACGACAACAAACCCGCTATTAAATTAAATGTACTATACATCAAAACACAATGA
- a CDS encoding (Fe-S)-binding protein codes for MISQVIFFCLLFGALAFFTINARRIYRNIRLGKSDDRSGDTKARVKTMLLVAFGQKKMFKKPLPAVLHLFVYVGFCIINIEMLEIVIDGLFGTHRALSFMGSFYDFLIYAFELLAFAVLVSCLIFFIRRNALQIYRFKGRELKGWPKSDANLILLTEIILMAAFLIMNAADYKLQTQGFSHYHLAGSFPISSYLAGILPDNSNSLIAIERAAWWLHIIGVLAFLNYLPLSKHLHIILAFPNTYFSNLKPKGKFENMPAVTAEVQVMLDPSLPPPSGEVGRFGVKDIQDLTWKNLLDAYTCTECGRCSAACPANITGKLLSPRKIMMDTRDRLEEVGKQIDKNKAFEEDGKSLIDDYIKREEIWACTSCNACVEQCPVNINPLEIIMGLRQYAVMEESQAPSSVNAMFNNLENNGAPWKYAQADRANWTNS; via the coding sequence ATGATAAGTCAAGTTATTTTTTTCTGTTTACTGTTCGGTGCTCTGGCGTTTTTCACGATAAATGCACGTCGCATCTATCGTAACATAAGATTGGGCAAATCCGATGACCGCAGTGGAGATACTAAAGCACGCGTAAAAACGATGCTACTGGTCGCTTTCGGGCAAAAAAAGATGTTCAAGAAGCCGCTACCTGCGGTTCTGCACCTTTTTGTCTATGTAGGCTTCTGCATCATCAATATTGAAATGTTGGAGATTGTCATTGATGGTCTCTTCGGCACACATCGTGCGTTATCGTTTATGGGCTCCTTTTATGATTTTCTCATTTATGCTTTCGAACTATTAGCCTTTGCCGTGCTGGTCTCCTGCTTGATCTTTTTTATCCGCCGAAATGCCCTGCAGATCTATCGGTTCAAAGGAAGAGAACTCAAGGGATGGCCAAAATCTGATGCCAACCTTATCCTGCTGACAGAAATTATCCTGATGGCAGCGTTTCTGATAATGAACGCCGCCGACTATAAACTACAAACGCAGGGATTCTCCCATTATCATCTCGCTGGATCTTTTCCTATAAGCAGCTATTTAGCCGGCATCCTCCCGGATAATAGCAATAGCCTAATAGCCATCGAACGTGCAGCATGGTGGTTGCACATCATCGGCGTATTAGCATTCTTGAACTACCTGCCCTTATCCAAACATTTGCATATTATACTTGCCTTCCCCAACACGTACTTCTCCAACTTGAAGCCCAAAGGAAAGTTTGAAAATATGCCTGCAGTTACGGCAGAAGTACAGGTGATGCTAGATCCATCCCTTCCTCCACCATCAGGTGAAGTAGGACGTTTCGGCGTAAAGGACATACAGGACCTGACGTGGAAGAACCTTTTGGATGCCTACACCTGCACCGAGTGTGGGCGATGCTCAGCCGCCTGTCCAGCCAATATAACCGGCAAACTATTATCACCACGCAAAATTATGATGGATACGCGTGACCGGTTGGAAGAGGTAGGTAAACAAATCGATAAAAACAAAGCTTTCGAAGAGGATGGAAAGTCACTGATTGACGATTACATCAAGCGCGAGGAGATATGGGCCTGTACCAGCTGCAATGCTTGTGTCGAGCAGTGCCCCGTCAATATAAACCCGCTAGAGATCATCATGGGCCTGCGTCAGTATGCCGTGATGGAGGAATCACAAGCGCCCTCTAGCGTCAATGCCATGTTTAACAACTTAGAAAACAACGGTGCCCCTTGGAAGTATGCGCAAGCAGACCGCGCCAACTGGACAAACTCGTAA
- a CDS encoding Ppx/GppA phosphatase family protein → MRYGAIDIGSNAVRLLIAEVNQESSPVQFTKEALIRVPLRLGDDAFIHQHISKPKFENMVKTMQAFRNLMDVYRVSDYMACATSAMRDADNGADIVEACSKIGVDIQIIDGAREAAIIYSSNLQDNMDKNKVYLYIDVGGGSTEISLFANAQLIASRSFNLGTIRILDNQDNPETWEEMKRWVREHTKIYKNIYGIGTGGNINKLSRIANEKMDKPMSYAKLKAIYQYLSSYSLKDRIHVLGLKQDRADVIIPAAEIFLTIMKVGHLKNIVAPRVGLVDGIIQTLIDSNLGE, encoded by the coding sequence GTGAGATACGGAGCAATAGATATCGGATCCAATGCAGTTAGGCTATTAATTGCGGAGGTTAATCAAGAAAGTAGCCCAGTTCAGTTTACAAAAGAGGCGCTCATTCGTGTTCCCCTTCGGTTGGGAGACGATGCCTTTATTCACCAACATATTTCCAAACCCAAGTTCGAAAATATGGTGAAAACGATGCAGGCTTTTCGGAACCTTATGGACGTATATCGGGTGAGTGACTATATGGCTTGTGCCACATCTGCGATGCGCGATGCTGATAATGGAGCTGATATTGTGGAGGCATGTAGCAAGATAGGCGTGGATATCCAAATTATCGATGGTGCACGTGAAGCGGCCATTATCTATAGCAGCAACCTGCAGGATAATATGGATAAGAACAAGGTTTACCTGTATATAGATGTAGGTGGTGGAAGTACCGAAATTTCGTTGTTTGCCAATGCGCAGCTTATCGCCTCGAGATCCTTTAATTTGGGGACTATCCGAATTTTGGACAATCAGGATAATCCTGAAACCTGGGAGGAAATGAAACGTTGGGTAAGAGAGCATACCAAGATCTATAAAAATATCTACGGTATAGGTACTGGAGGTAATATCAACAAGCTTTCCCGCATAGCGAATGAGAAAATGGATAAGCCGATGTCTTATGCAAAACTAAAGGCTATCTATCAATATCTAAGCTCGTATTCCCTGAAAGATCGCATTCATGTATTAGGACTTAAGCAAGACCGTGCCGATGTTATTATCCCTGCAGCGGAGATTTTCTTGACCATTATGAAAGTGGGACATTTGAAAAATATCGTCGCGCCACGTGTCGGGTTGGTGGATGGAATTATTCAGACTTTGATAGACAGTAACTTAGGCGAGTAG
- a CDS encoding Kelch repeat-containing protein — translation MKWIIKLFLLVTLALPVVSCSSDDEDDPDEWTKGADFEGLPRSGAVSFSIGDYTYLTTGYGTNSNRFVDTWRFSPALQSWEQMSTFPGEARNNAVSFVIDGKGYVGLGTNSTTMFKDFYEYDPSTNVWTKVTDFEGSARYGAVAFSLNGVAYVGTGRDFDGQDFNDFYTFTPDASGGKWTKVSSTPNKRSFAFTFILNGLAYLGGGVSNNQNVSSFYAFDGTNWIEKEPLSDRDDDDYTYNLTRLSPSAFVLDGTAFISGGLASYNGSPTSSTWRYVASGDYWEEHQTFAGSARHQAITFVHGSVAYVATGRSGTSPFYDMWKFVPNPW, via the coding sequence ATGAAATGGATAATCAAACTGTTCCTGTTGGTCACTCTTGCTCTACCTGTGGTCTCTTGTTCATCGGATGATGAAGACGATCCGGACGAATGGACAAAAGGAGCCGATTTTGAAGGTCTCCCGCGCAGTGGCGCCGTGAGCTTTAGCATAGGCGACTATACCTACCTGACCACAGGCTATGGCACCAATTCCAATCGATTTGTTGATACTTGGCGTTTCTCGCCAGCTTTACAAAGTTGGGAACAAATGAGCACCTTCCCCGGAGAGGCGCGAAACAACGCCGTATCGTTTGTCATCGATGGTAAAGGATATGTCGGACTGGGCACAAATTCAACGACGATGTTCAAGGATTTTTACGAATATGACCCCAGCACAAACGTATGGACAAAAGTTACTGACTTTGAGGGATCCGCGCGCTACGGCGCCGTCGCATTCTCGCTCAATGGTGTCGCCTACGTAGGGACAGGCCGTGATTTCGACGGACAGGACTTTAACGATTTTTACACCTTTACGCCAGATGCCAGCGGCGGCAAATGGACGAAGGTATCCAGCACGCCAAACAAGCGCTCATTTGCCTTCACTTTTATTCTAAATGGATTAGCATACCTCGGTGGTGGCGTTAGCAACAACCAAAATGTAAGCTCATTTTATGCTTTCGACGGCACTAACTGGATCGAAAAGGAGCCACTCTCCGATCGTGATGATGACGATTACACCTACAACTTAACACGTCTCAGTCCTTCTGCATTCGTACTCGACGGCACGGCCTTTATATCGGGCGGGTTGGCCAGTTACAATGGCTCTCCTACATCAAGCACTTGGCGTTATGTGGCATCTGGCGATTATTGGGAGGAACATCAAACTTTCGCCGGATCGGCTAGGCATCAAGCTATCACCTTTGTACACGGTAGCGTGGCCTATGTAGCTACAGGACGAAGTGGCACCTCTCCCTTTTATGATATGTGGAAATTCGTACCGAATCCTTGGTAG
- a CDS encoding (Fe-S)-binding protein, whose amino-acid sequence METNFHIPTAAEMLANGDSPDLLFWVGCAGSFDERAQRITKDICKILHHVGIKYAILGTEESCTGDPAKRAGNEFLFQMQAMMNIQVLDGYAIKKIVTACPHCFNTLKNEYPSLGGHYEVIHHTQLIQSLIDEGKLRPTDGHDFKGKRITYHDPCYLGRANEVYEAPRKVLETLDADLVELKRCKSNGLCCGAGGAQMFKEPEAGKKDVNIERIEDVLASEASVVAAACPFCMTMLRDGVKIKEKEQEIQVLDIAEITVRANKL is encoded by the coding sequence ATGGAAACCAACTTTCATATCCCTACAGCTGCCGAGATGCTGGCTAATGGCGACAGTCCCGATCTTTTATTTTGGGTGGGCTGTGCAGGCAGTTTTGACGAACGCGCACAGCGCATCACCAAAGATATCTGTAAAATACTGCATCATGTGGGCATCAAATATGCTATCCTCGGCACGGAAGAAAGTTGCACTGGAGATCCGGCAAAACGAGCCGGCAACGAATTTCTGTTTCAGATGCAGGCCATGATGAACATACAGGTTCTTGATGGATATGCCATCAAAAAGATCGTTACGGCCTGTCCTCATTGTTTCAATACGCTAAAAAATGAATACCCCAGTTTAGGTGGCCATTACGAAGTTATACATCACACTCAACTTATCCAATCCCTGATTGACGAAGGGAAGTTGCGCCCCACAGATGGACATGACTTTAAAGGTAAACGGATCACCTACCACGACCCCTGCTACTTAGGCCGCGCAAACGAAGTGTATGAAGCTCCGCGCAAAGTGCTGGAAACATTAGATGCAGATCTCGTTGAGCTTAAGCGCTGCAAGAGCAACGGACTTTGTTGTGGTGCCGGCGGAGCGCAGATGTTCAAAGAGCCGGAAGCAGGTAAGAAAGATGTGAACATCGAACGCATTGAAGATGTTCTCGCATCGGAAGCCTCGGTTGTTGCAGCCGCTTGTCCATTCTGTATGACCATGCTACGCGATGGCGTAAAAATTAAAGAGAAAGAGCAGGAAATTCAGGTTTTAGATATCGCAGAAATCACGGTTCGCGCCAACAAGCTGTAG
- a CDS encoding ATP-dependent zinc protease family protein translates to MVILKEKRIIGSIETVDLPELGLYNIAAKIDTGAETSVLHCEYFEVFEQDGHRFIRCHITGHPEDDEAEILQLTFPIHRERVVKSSFGQAETRHIFLTKIKLFDTLFNIKLSVRDRSSMSYPMLLGRNFISGKFLVDVSKKHLAKNTF, encoded by the coding sequence ATGGTCATCCTGAAAGAGAAACGTATCATTGGCAGTATAGAAACGGTAGATCTTCCAGAGCTAGGCTTATATAATATAGCCGCAAAAATAGATACTGGGGCAGAAACCTCCGTGCTGCACTGTGAATATTTTGAGGTATTTGAACAAGATGGACACCGCTTTATACGTTGTCATATTACCGGCCATCCGGAAGATGACGAAGCGGAAATACTACAGCTTACCTTTCCTATACACCGAGAGCGTGTCGTTAAAAGTTCTTTCGGTCAAGCGGAAACAAGGCATATTTTTTTAACAAAGATAAAACTATTCGACACTCTATTTAACATCAAACTATCGGTCAGAGACCGCTCATCGATGTCCTACCCTATGTTATTAGGAAGGAATTTCATCAGCGGTAAATTTTTGGTGGATGTGTCCAAAAAACACCTCGCCAAAAACACATTCTAA
- a CDS encoding sensor histidine kinase: MKDRLKLVVLLVVCAAIGIVVVLGSWLYGSYHQRMGLFRATAEQSLFEAVQDVMQEMEAKYPDRLNVGIRPPWYKDFVREITAATPEMSQQRLENMLDSILRSQRQHRSDTAGERPRHFLSGDRRETDREADRFPPDDRGPSRRLHIMPFAFLQSGMLTDSVVQEIKQRFDGQMHENGLRGSYVLRIDSSSTGERFPFDMHHSAHADMLSLRPILIDPQQGRFILVHFDQPWEFLLYSMSWQLVVSVCILAVVVGTFFYLFITILKQNKLDLLRKAFLNSLTHELRTPVTTVYLAVEALHDYIDASDVELREQYHLMAIEELDHLTAMIDRVLDIADTDPKDGPVLHESYLDFSALIRKSVEHVQLAKGSKGVSLVFEAPASPVFIKGDPHHLKNVVNNLLDNAVKYGAKNILVQLRESAGKGIFIHLEDDGIGIPAAYQQQVFEPFFRVPRGDQYSVKGFGLGLPYVKRMLEQHGGSIKIKSAKDRGTVFIINIPKLQHHD; this comes from the coding sequence ATGAAAGATAGATTAAAGTTAGTCGTGCTACTGGTTGTGTGTGCGGCCATTGGTATTGTTGTTGTGCTTGGAAGCTGGTTGTACGGGAGTTACCATCAGCGAATGGGGCTTTTTAGAGCGACGGCGGAACAGTCCCTGTTCGAGGCGGTGCAAGATGTAATGCAGGAGATGGAGGCTAAATATCCCGACCGACTGAATGTGGGGATACGCCCTCCTTGGTATAAAGATTTTGTCCGGGAGATTACGGCGGCTACGCCGGAGATGTCGCAGCAGCGTCTAGAAAATATGCTGGATTCCATTTTGCGTAGCCAACGACAGCATCGGAGCGATACCGCCGGCGAGCGACCAAGACATTTTTTGTCTGGCGATAGGAGGGAAACGGACAGGGAAGCCGATCGGTTTCCGCCAGATGATAGGGGGCCTTCGCGTCGTTTACATATCATGCCCTTCGCTTTCCTGCAGAGCGGCATGCTGACAGACAGCGTCGTGCAGGAGATCAAACAGCGGTTTGACGGGCAAATGCACGAAAATGGTTTACGGGGGAGCTACGTGCTCCGAATTGACAGCAGCTCCACCGGAGAACGCTTTCCTTTTGATATGCATCACAGTGCGCATGCAGATATGCTTTCTTTACGTCCCATTTTGATCGACCCACAGCAGGGAAGGTTTATCTTGGTGCATTTTGATCAACCCTGGGAATTTCTACTTTACTCCATGAGTTGGCAATTAGTGGTTTCGGTATGTATTTTAGCGGTGGTTGTGGGTACTTTCTTTTATCTCTTCATTACGATCTTAAAGCAAAATAAGTTAGACTTACTGCGGAAAGCATTTTTGAACAGCCTGACGCATGAGTTGCGCACACCGGTTACAACAGTTTACCTCGCGGTGGAGGCGCTGCACGATTACATAGATGCCAGTGATGTGGAACTGCGCGAACAATACCATCTGATGGCTATCGAAGAGTTGGATCACCTGACGGCCATGATTGATCGTGTGCTGGATATTGCGGATACTGACCCGAAAGACGGGCCGGTACTACATGAATCGTATCTGGATTTCTCGGCATTGATTCGCAAGTCTGTCGAGCATGTGCAATTGGCGAAGGGAAGTAAAGGTGTGTCCTTGGTATTTGAAGCACCTGCTTCGCCGGTTTTTATTAAAGGCGATCCACATCATCTAAAGAATGTAGTCAATAATTTGTTGGACAATGCGGTGAAATATGGCGCCAAAAATATTCTCGTACAACTCCGTGAATCGGCAGGTAAAGGCATTTTTATTCATCTTGAAGATGACGGTATTGGTATTCCAGCAGCCTATCAGCAGCAGGTGTTTGAGCCTTTTTTTAGGGTGCCTCGAGGTGACCAATATTCGGTGAAGGGATTCGGGTTGGGCTTGCCGTATGTGAAACGTATGTTGGAACAGCACGGCGGTAGCATAAAAATCAAGAGTGCTAAAGATAGGGGTACAGTATTCATAATAAACATTCCAAAATTACAACACCATGATTGA
- a CDS encoding response regulator transcription factor, protein MIDILLVEDEEKLGRIITDRLRAKAFRARHCLDGVQGWKSFQLSKPDVVIVDVMMPRMDGFALTEKIRAHDKAVPILFLTARASVEDVLKGFDIGGNDYLKKPFHMEELIARVVSLAKMSNKYNPTDHIVIGKYVLNPAKQMLSLDDEQIALSFRESELLRRLVERRNTVIPRREILMEFWDGEPMSAGRSLDVFVSRLRKYLKADPNISIVNVRHVGYQMRIL, encoded by the coding sequence ATGATTGATATATTGCTGGTAGAAGATGAAGAAAAACTAGGACGCATCATCACAGACCGGCTCCGTGCAAAGGCATTTAGAGCGCGCCATTGCTTGGATGGCGTGCAGGGCTGGAAATCATTCCAGCTGTCGAAGCCTGATGTCGTGATCGTCGACGTGATGATGCCGCGAATGGACGGATTTGCACTGACCGAAAAAATTAGAGCGCATGATAAGGCTGTGCCGATCTTGTTTCTTACGGCTCGTGCATCTGTGGAAGATGTGCTCAAAGGGTTCGACATTGGGGGCAACGATTATTTGAAGAAGCCATTTCACATGGAGGAATTGATTGCGCGTGTGGTTTCTCTTGCAAAAATGTCCAATAAGTATAACCCCACGGATCATATTGTTATTGGTAAGTATGTGCTGAACCCGGCGAAGCAGATGTTGTCCTTGGACGATGAACAGATTGCTTTGTCTTTTCGGGAGAGCGAGCTGTTGCGTAGGTTGGTGGAGCGCAGAAATACAGTGATACCTAGGCGCGAGATCTTAATGGAGTTTTGGGATGGCGAGCCGATGTCTGCAGGCCGAAGCTTGGATGTCTTTGTTTCGCGGCTCAGGAAGTACCTCAAGGCAGACCCCAATATAAGCATTGTTAACGTTCGGCACGTCGGCTACCAAATGCGTATCCTCTAA
- the rimK gene encoding 30S ribosomal protein S6--L-glutamate ligase, with protein MNIAVLSTNRNLYSTKRLVEAAESRGHSCQVIDHSKCYVGIQQGKPTIHYKGQDISHIDAIIPRIGSSLTFYGSAIVRQFEVMDVVSANPSQAITRSRDKLRCMQILSGAGLGLPITGFARSVSDVDDLISMVGGAPLVIKLLEGTQGIGVVLAETKKAASSVIEAFYGLGNNILIQEYIKEARGTDIRAFVVDGKVVGAMKRTAKEGEFRSNLHRGGTAEIVKLTRTERETAISAAKAMGLTVAGVDMLPSARGPLILEVNSSPGLEGIESATEKDIAAEIIKYLEGQYNAKQALKPIVPKRKVKKESKL; from the coding sequence GTGAATATAGCCGTATTATCGACGAATAGAAACCTCTATTCTACAAAACGCTTGGTCGAGGCTGCCGAATCACGTGGACACAGCTGTCAGGTCATTGACCACAGCAAATGCTATGTAGGTATACAACAAGGAAAACCCACCATACATTACAAGGGTCAGGACATATCCCATATTGACGCCATTATCCCTCGGATAGGCTCATCCTTAACGTTCTATGGATCAGCTATTGTACGCCAATTTGAGGTTATGGATGTCGTCTCTGCAAATCCCAGCCAAGCCATCACACGCTCGCGCGACAAACTGCGTTGCATGCAAATATTATCGGGTGCCGGATTGGGGCTCCCTATTACTGGATTTGCCCGGTCGGTTTCCGATGTGGACGATTTAATCAGTATGGTGGGAGGCGCGCCTCTGGTCATTAAACTGTTGGAAGGCACCCAAGGGATAGGTGTTGTTTTGGCGGAAACGAAAAAAGCAGCTTCTTCCGTTATCGAAGCCTTCTACGGATTAGGCAACAACATCTTGATTCAAGAATACATTAAAGAAGCAAGAGGTACTGATATCCGTGCTTTTGTGGTGGACGGCAAGGTGGTGGGCGCCATGAAGCGCACGGCCAAAGAAGGCGAGTTCAGATCTAATCTGCACCGTGGAGGCACAGCGGAAATTGTTAAACTAACACGCACCGAAAGGGAAACAGCCATTTCAGCAGCAAAAGCCATGGGACTTACCGTAGCGGGCGTAGATATGCTCCCAAGTGCTAGAGGTCCATTGATATTGGAAGTAAATTCCTCTCCAGGACTCGAAGGCATCGAATCGGCTACAGAAAAAGATATAGCCGCCGAAATTATCAAGTACCTAGAAGGGCAATACAATGCAAAACAAGCCCTTAAACCGATTGTTCCCAAACGGAAGGTTAAAAAAGAAAGCAAACTATAA